The Toxorhynchites rutilus septentrionalis strain SRP chromosome 1, ASM2978413v1, whole genome shotgun sequence genome contains the following window.
TTTGAAAAGGGcctatgttttttttcctaatttttaacaaaaatatctaactcaaaaacaataatCCCTAAACAAtgttggtcaaagaatgaaatgtaggatatTGTTTGGATATTCATTAGTAAATATTgaagaaattaattaaaaactattaaaaataaatttaattattctcgaaaaacttatttgaaaataatttttcatgttttttttgtaattttttctttcaattttaatGACTtctaacacttttggctggttcgtcacttttacctccatttttggaagaatatcgaaagtgagaattgaactcgtgatctttgggtgagaggcatggatgttaccactacgccagatcgcctccaccctttgtaaaaataactaatgttcCAATTGTAACATTTCTGTGTCTTGATTTCCGGATTGatatgttctgcaaactttttctaCTACACATGTCAATCGcgtgaatttacacacaaaaattcattttattccCAAATGAAACTTGTCGCGTGCAATCCGGTTCAGCAGTTCCCGAGGAAACTGAGCCGCAACATTGGTTGTATGGAtaagaaaaaaagttgcatttcatgtaaatttttgtaaaatggacttttttttcaataattattgtAATTATCTGATTGCTATGTCGATTGAGTCAGAATTAAGTatgaattaatatgtttagtcTCTGTTAATATCGatttgatgtgttgaaaatatgttcctAACCATACTTAAAAATGGAAACTAAAATGCTCTTCAGGAAGagataattttttatgtaaTGTAATGTTTTATGTATGTTTGATAAGAATCACTGACGAAAAGAACCAACCAACCAAAAGGTGATTATGAAAAGTGTTatataaaaaaagtatttaatttaattaactAATACCTTTacaaatttcagtttttttcttcCTGGCAATAATTTCGTGGTCCTACGTTAACAGTGCGGCCGGACCATTGTTTTCGCAATGGTATAGATATATTCAAATTGTGCCTCACTGCTACTGAAGAGAGCATTTAGTCGGTACGTTTTGAGGAGCACAGACGTGGaattttcgtttagataatgcttgatatCTTCTGATTTTTAAATAGTTCGTTTCAACGAATTATCAATGTTCTGTAtcgtgatagacgcgtagaaatatctcCAACCGAAGGACGCAAACTTGAGTTATACGACTGAAAAGGTTCTATAACTTACACACAAGAGCAGCCCTTGAAATAGTAGTTCGATATTGTGTTCCACGGACCCTGCAAaaagatagagaaaaaaaaaacatttttgttaatTCCTACAtcgtttcataaaaaaaaaagaattcaaaTTGTGATCAAATCTAAAAACCATATTTgacattatttatttatataaccCTTATATAACCTTATTATATGATATATTCATTTTGTTGCAATCGTTGGAATTTTCGAAGGTTGGTGAATTCTCTACGAAATGAAGAGAGATAAGAAGCCatgagtgttttttttcagtCTGGCGGCAAAATGGGTAAGCATAGAATAAAAGTGTTGAGGGTATAGGTATTATACCTTGCAACCGATTGTCGGGAAATCATTTGCATTGCATTTATTTTATCTTAGTAAATTATTatcattaatattattatacaggtcggactcgattatccggaattcgattatccggagtattttatatttgatttccggaaattttgaataactttcataataattccatattgaatagctaatatgggtgtcaaatgaaagggcttgactagtagaacacagttatttatgaaaaatactaatccaagatggcggccactacaaaatggtggttttcatattttctcagaaccccatcaatatgggtatcaaatgaaagggcttgactagtagaacacagttatttataaaaaatgcaaatccaagatggcggccactacaaaatggtggatttcaTATCTTCTCAggaccctatcaatatgggtatcgaattaaatgatttgactaatagaatacagtatatcacCAAAATATTCCCTAGAAAGTTAGgttagaaataaaaatttgaaaaaaaaaattattttttgaatggtaTACTTTATACATTTAGTATaaaagtatactaatgatacacaTAATTtgctaaaaactagaaaataaaataagtaaaaaaaactttttaagttaaacggtttaatgatgatgatggtcccgcctccttcccctacagaggtttgagcaagacgagttatctaaaagataatttatttatttttctcaacattgaaatcagtttagcaaacatgaaaaacgaactgattttatttacagatataagttcaaaaaattgcaatgtccaaaaaagccaatactcagtcatgtccgccacagtgCCGATACGgccccgacgaggcccttgcagccaagtggtccaccagagcacaagtccaaccgccagccttgttttagattgactgtaaataccctcattcagagaaatcgagaaaatttcctttacgaaaaattcctagaccggcactaaaaaaaaactttcaatttaatatcctttatatctgtgtctcgcgcgcaacgctcaaacttttgtagactacttttattttttttaaactaatacaactataagaacgacaaaataaaaataaaaatagtccgtcatcaccaagatcatgacagacataatagagatcaatacaaattaaaaaaaagataatttaaaaaaaaattaaatgatctagataatataatccgttcaaaaaaaaaacttcgtcagattcattgaaaatattgaaaacaaactgcaataaaattgtccacattaaattatccgttcgtataaaacttcgtcagtaaagatcttcgtcataaaaataaacaaaaactcgttcagctgttaagaaaacacagattttacaTGTAAAATACAGTGcatcttaaattctgtaagtgttgttgcgcatttaatatgtcttgacATCGAGTTGaatacatttattcctttgaagtacaacgaattttgtgaagcacatgtcaagaaattgggtgttctcaattcattcgcgtttcttgtgttataactgtgaaagtcacttcctctttcaactcgatcacacaaatatcgaggcagaaaaccgttaattacttaaaaaatgaacaccatagttaaataaacaattctttgcttcacggataaccaatGCAGAGCGTTCAACAttgaagatgaggaagtgaatctgttacattttagtatcaaccgcattattttgttttgcaagcgctgtaatctcgatatttgtgtgtcattggctaaaactaaaatggaagagcaaaagtctaaatgaggagagatgattgatttgtatagctgtattttgctgcaaatagttaaatcgtttttcaatcgacataagaaAACGGAAAGGTTTAATGTtcaaaaagctagaaaataattagacaagtacaAGTTAGTAGTtttcacatccgttccttcattgatctagggcaatgatgagactaaaataaaatcgtggtgtatacgatgaaacaactaactgtggataatggaaatccaacatttatttcttacctaattttcttcggaatatttgcGTGATGTACTGTATTAgttaaataatttcatttgataccgatattgagaggatttataaaaatacatagtcgagcATTTAGttgcggcgacctttttgacgtaggactacgtctaaccggaagatatagggggtgaaatggaaatctaggcactgaacaagtaggaaaaaatgcaagatttggaacgcttattactcgagcatttctcaatagatcgcaaaggtttttgcatcaattgataggaaatatatctacgcatctatcataacgaataacatttcatttttcttgagataaataattgagtaattgtgaaatatcaagcattgtccaaatgcactatgtgcccattttttattggtccattttgtgctcctcaaatcgtaccgatcaAAACGGGCAACTAGAGCAGCAGcggaatagaatgaagcacgattggaaaggaaaaagaaaaaaaatgaacaaaacattggtcgcagtctcacacatgcgtaattctcgagccacccagtcagcttaaaaatccccgctccgctgccgtaacgatcattctcattcaaaccgtacaccaaatcggttcgcatcacaacacatcaacaaaccaacccaagcagccatgtcttgACATGGCAAACGAGGAATtggaagggaaaggcaaaatcccgctcgaaccgtgttggtctgccaattgctccgcaagggtagctaggccgagcgcgttagtgtcagtgcaccagtccacctagccggcgttatatagtttcggccgccgaagtgatcgtgtTGGCTGgcgaagctgctcgcgacgataagaaaacccacattcagaacagaccacattcggttcggtggacatcaagacaacaataggcagttgcagcgagtggcgagtggcaaacgcaatcgcaaaacggcatcaggtagcagaagaaaaaaagtttgttctttatacaaactgctttggtggcaaattcagaacaaggcggcatcgagggcgtacgaaatggttttttttcaaaaccacgagtacaaagttttctaaattggaaccattccataaaacaggcgcttatcagggccattatacctttcaaaaaagagtttacgaaatacagttcaatgctttctaaaataatatccaaaataataataaaacacaaactgattttttcataatttgtttgccaggatctgatgagtatgtgaatttggcagttgttctgagcttattgatagttggggactttcctgattattcaattttcaccaattcttaaattgtttccagattgaaagtacagtaatttacaattagtttgacatttagctaattggacggacatgtgatgcgacttatttagttggacatttttgtaaacatagagatccaaattatgaccccacattgaaattcgacactgtaccactgtcatcgcaaatgttcaattacaggttaaaatctcctccaatgcgacactgagtggtgcttcggcacgtcgcattgaatgtaatttactgtacaacatgtcacaaactggatgggaagaaatttcccaactgtgaatcctgtggcgagtggcaacaaatcgctaaacaggaaggtttagccgaacaagatggggatatcgagtgataacaaaacaataaactctttagattgaagataattttgtgatcctgaaaaggacccttttttagccagcatgtgaatccaacgagcgaacaaatcgtaatgaatgtatttttctgctttctttctttgtttttaagaggctttaaactttgcacatgtatttttttgccatcgctgccttttaacgctcattcgttcgtctcgttggactcacccctttggctgagtctgccgatttgtctctatcctgtgagtgtgtaccgctgtagtataaaacacgcggacctcaacaaaatatcttattttctttcaaaccgtaaacccgtgtggttgtatggcatcgtttcacatcacatcgcatcaacggattggtgccggaacaccagtatacctaatagcggttatagaatttcggccggcggagtgctcgagttggcttgcaaagctgctcacgacaataagaaaacccgcctacagaacagagcacattcggatcggaggcaacaactagtttcagcgagtggcaaacgcaatcgcaaaacggcagcaggtagatgaaggaaaaagtttgtttatactgctttggtggcaaaaccagccaccgtaaaacaccgcgcttttcagggccattaaaccattcaaagaagagttattaaaagttattcacaataccaatgcattctaaagtgacataatatgacatataatatgaactgatttatttcgtttatgcttgtttttgaacttattggtggttgaggtcttttaaattaatcattcagttttcacaaacccatacatggtctccgaattaaaagtggcttcaaattacaacacattgtatgcaggatggcattatcgagttttctcggtagcaagaactgctttctttggttgataactgatgttgaaaattgactgacgttacatctgcattgtatagacaattaactaaggagcaacatgatgagctatgtatttcctgccgctctgttcttattttaaagactttaatccgaaggtcatccgtccctgtatttactgttggtttttcagaacgcttctagctcgtttatttctcgacagatcgtagagttcgtctccaaaacctcagttctttttcatttttatttactttatttgcggggactacaaatcttacaattcattcgtctccaaaaccacagtttaaggtacggtaatgtgctcaatagtgaaatatatgatagtgaatgaactgatgaccacctatgcattccctatcacagacatctttttgattgtacgatgttcatacgccgaaagatgcccggcgttgaacatttaataagtacaaagccttcagaaaaaaaacaagaatcaagtttgtaaaaaaaacgcaaaaacacaacaccaatggttcttttcagaacccccaacatgttcataaagagtaaacagtaaactaatccatttttcaggtagataggtaggtattcacgtaggagaagaaaataaaaaaatatattcgaaatatatatttagcaaaagctgtcacctttgtatagtcctacgtcactccggttatgtccccgagattacccactcgtctttttgaatttatgttgtttattatgtttcgtgttctccaagtcaaatcattcagccattttttaacgacggccaaattgaatttttcaagatcatggaatatgcagttttataatgacagtagaattaaatgtatgttccaaatttcagatcaattagtccataggaacggggtcaattttctattaatgtgggacaaccctacaagacattcaaacatacatacaaacaggtcaagctgaatgaaaccattaaaaaaagtaatttgttgtttggggagtgcggccatcttggaattggatttttcattatctgctatgttctactagtcgagaaactttcccatattgatgaggtttctatataaaatatatatggtaccattttgtggtggcggccattttgaatttgcactGCTTATGGCTATACCAACTGTTATGTATCAGATAGCATTAGATCATATATGAACATtctcatttatggaaaaaatatcgattgtttttgaaaatagtaacaTGTCATCAATTCTACAACACTGAAACAATTCAGGATGCGAACATgcggaaaaatgaaaatcataCCAAACGTGTATCCATCATCGTTCATATCTCAGTGATGTGTTATCACAAGAAGACCACACAAAAACTTCATCACCATAAGTTTAATTGCAAATAAACACACGGTGAATCGGAGCATGAATAAAATCAGAAGTGAGCACCGGCAATGTTTGTCGTCACTCGTCGATCACCCTGGTACGTGAAGACGGAAACATCCGTCAGCCGGAAGTCCAATTAGGGGAGAGGGAGACcgaggaagaagaagaagaagaagagccaATTTTATTTGATTCTATGTTTTCTCCGCTCAGGATGAAAGAGCCGGCAAACGGCAAATGCATCGCCGGGAAAAAGTTCTGATTGCCTCGCGTGGCACCCCTCAGGATTCGTTTTGTGGCGTAATTGTGAATTCATATTTTTACACCTACGCGCGGCACACGGCGTTTGCGGAATGGGACGGTGCAAGGAGCAAGACTTCAGAAAATagaatttcagaaaacgagttTATCAAAACAAGGAACACAgcgggagagagaaagagagagatccGGAAAGGTGGGTAAAGCAGGAGAATAAATAAATCATCAATCTTGCAGTTTGCCGTGATTACGAtggtgatgctgctgctgctgttgttgttgatgttgctgTTGCTAGCGACgatgatgctgatgatgatgattatggTATTGATGCCTTTCGGCTGATGCGAAGACGACTACGACGAACGGTTCTGAGAGGTTGTGAAGCGGAAAGGAGGCATGTGACACAGGATTAGAGCAGACACGCCTCGAGATtggtgatgctgctgctgctgctgctgctaggaTGATCAAAGCACAGGGCTGTAATTACGCTGCCATCAAATTCAGGTTGGGACGTTTGGCGTAATGTGCCCTGAAAGTCCCACCCGGTAAGCGGAGAATAAAGGGGTTCACCGAGCGTAAGAAAATCTTGAATGTTATGTGTTTTGGGGGGAGCAGAACGTATCCGTGGAAGGGGGGAGAGAGGTCCTTGGGATGGAATCAAGGTATGGTGTATAACATTTATTCTGACAGAGCCAAAGATAAGATTATTTCGCTCATAATAAGTATGAGCAGCTTTCCTTTCCGTCGGTGGATGTATAGTGCCGACGGTGTCGGTGCCGTGCTCAAAGTGAAGTTCGGAACAGAAGTGACACTGGGCTGGAAATGCGAAGTTTCCGCGAAAATCGTACATCGAATTGGCAAGTTACGAATGGTGTATTTAAAGATGGTAAATGTCTAAAGAAGTATTTGATTGAGTTTTTTTAAGATTGCTATTGCAGTCCAACGGTTTCTCTTCGATTGTCCTGCAGTTCCTCATTAAGGTTTAAAACCAGACATATATTTTTGTGAATTCCCTAAATCGTGTAGCATTTTTCAATATCCTTAGAAATCCAAGctttgaattttagaaaaaaaatccaaaacttcaaagaaacaaatattttaaaataatactAGGGTCGTACAGCAGCGTATgttaattagaaaaaaaaaatggagttaTGTAATGGGtaatgtccaagacacgaccgcattgttaacgtagaactTGAATTCTCCCTCAACTCAATTATCATTTTCAATATTATCTTAGGAAGGTAAAATTTAATTCCTTCCTAAGATAATATTGAAAATGATAATTGAGTTGAGGGAGAATTCAAGTTCTACGTTATctttttttaaagaattttcAGCGGTCCCTGACACGGGATTTTGTTGAAACTTTATTGTAGCCTTCAAAAAcagattcaaatttttatatcaGATCACATCATATGGAGTTGGCTGATCGCTGTTTAGAGAGAAACTAAACAAAAAAGAAAGTTGCTGAGTCAAATAATTTACACATCTAGGCTGATGCAATGTTACATGCTATTTGTCTTTGTTCCTTTTATAGAGGCTATAAACTTCAAAGTTTGCAACGCGACATTTGCGGAATCGACATATACAGGGTGACAAAAAAGTCCGGTCACACTTTTTTGCAGTCGCCTGTAGCCTACACGTTGCATCTCTCTGGTGCCATATAtatgtcaaatgaaagggctaacTTTGCTGCCCAAAGTGGCAGAATTTCGTTTCTGTGCAGTTTGTTTACATTGAGTTGTGAGCCATGGCAGAGTTAAGAGCAGCTGTTATCGCTGAATATGTGAAAGGGTACAAACCCGGACACATATTCAAACACCTAAAACCGCTCGGAATCAACCGGAAATTCGTATACCGGACCATAAATCGGTACCTAGAGACCGGAGGCACCGAGGACAAGGCACGATATGGACGACCAAGGTCTGTGAGAACTCCAAGGCTGAAAAAGATTATACGAGACCGGATTCGCCGGAATCCCGCCCAATCTGCACGGAAGCTGGCCAGGAACCTTAAAATGAACCGAGAATCAATCCGCCTGCTTCTGCGCAAGAATTTAAAACTTACACCGTACAAAAAACAGGTGGTTCATGGGGTTACCAAAGCTACAAAGGACAAGAGGTACCAACGGTCGCGGGAGTTGCTCGGTTGGCGCGCAGATGACGAGATTATTTTTTTGGACGAGAAGCTGTTCGTTTTGGAGCAAACAGTCAATCGCCAAAATGATCAAGTTTGGAGTGTGAGCCTCCAGCAAACTCTTGCGGACAAGCTGAACGTTTCCCGGTTCTAAAATAAGACGTCAGTGATGGTTTGGGGAGCCATTTGCAAGAGAGGTAAACTGCCTCTTATTTTTATCGATAAAGGGGTCAAAATCAACGCAGCGTACTACCTGGACatggttttgaagaaaaatgttcTGCCTCAAGCTGAACTATTGTTTGAAGACGATTACTACTGCTTCCAGCAAGATGGCGCCCCATTCCACACCGCAAAGGTTGTTCAGGCGTGGTGTAAGGAAAACTTGGCCGATTTCATTTCGAAGAATGAATGGCCTCCGTCGTCTCCGGATCTGAATCCACTGGATTATTTCGTGTGGGGATACATGATGTCGAAGCTGAAcgactataaaaaaacaaatttggagCAATTCAAGCGAGTTATCACGAAAATCTGGGACGAGATACCGATGGAGCACGTGCGCGCCGCTTGCGACGACTTTCCGAGACGTCTGAAGCTGGTTCGATCAGAGAAAGGTGGTGTAATTCTGAGATATCGTCTGTGAAGTATCTTTATTACTGAATAAAGCTATGAAAGCCAGCTTCagattttcttcttattctttgaAATATTGAGATTTTCCTGTGTGACCGGACTTTTTTGTCACCCTGTATAAGCTAAAGCAAGCATacgtttcagaaaaaaacaatcaTTTTCTGTAGGGCGTTCAGCTTCATTCACTATTCGTTGATGCAGATATCTATGCGATCGGTGGAGAAATggaggatagtcagcggactatgaagagATTCTCCTTTGTATTTAATTCGCGACATAGAAGGTACGCTGTCGCCATCTAGCGGATTTTTGGAATGTATGTGGAAAAAGTAAATAAACCgtgtgtttttcaattgaaCTTTGAGTGCTATTTTTTCGAGAATTCTATtgtagtttataaaaaaaaccgaaTACGTAGTGATAGAGTGGAGCTTTGTAAAGCAGTTTATACTTCAGGAAACGTTTATTTATTGCATTGACACACAATAGAGACTCGAATAAGAGTACCTTCATTGAGACTAGCATGCTCAAATGCACTTGGAAATTTTAACACATTGaatgaaaactatttttaaatgTTGTTTGCATGGTCTGGTTACATAGTCAGGATGCGTGTATAATCATCACTAGAAGAACTCCTAAATCTTTTCACCAGAATCTTTGAAACGTGGACATCAAAAGTTGGACGAATTGTCTTTACAATAAGGAAATTGCTTTTGTTAGTAATACTGAAAAATATGATCATATCGCTGAACCTTACTGTCGCTCGATTTATATAGTCGTTCCTGATTATAAATTAAGATATTGGCCCAGAATAGTGTAACCTTTCATCGAGAACAGATAAAACCTTATACCTCCAATAGCTTTAACGGCTCAGGATGGAATTTGAGCCATTGATAAACAACCATACCTGAAATCTTCATATCATCGCGGTGCATTTCTTTCCACCAGGTATGTATAATTACCCTCGACAACCAAACGACTTCCTCCGgcattgaaattaaaaatatctcCCAAGCCCACAAATACATTGCATGTCGCGTTTTCACCTCGCGTTCTTCAcgcgaaaaaaatcatcattagacactgTTTTCGCTCACGATTTTTTTATCACTTGTACAAAACTCGTTACACTTTTACTTAGAATATTCATGTGGTGCggataatttgattttcattgataattttgtaCTTGAAGCTGTGTTTATTTTTCCCGCCACATAGAAAGCGTCATTTTCTACAgcaataaaaatatgtttctaatGTTTCTAGTGGATATATTTCAACCTAATTAGCTCTGTAGAACATTATTCTTCCATTCAACGCTTACCATTatcaaaatcaattcattacatttGTGAAATTATTCGTTCAAATCCACCACTTTTTGCTTTGCGTTTTGTGTATCTTTGCTTCATATAAACTGGTTGTCAAACTCAGCTTCGATATCCCGAATTGGAAATaaggcttcttccagcagtttctccgtcaaccaggggtatgactaaaacgtcaaatccctcatattgccagtgtacccgatattgctgcggttcactgacattttggttctgtcaattattgttgtttacaactcggtccggtgtggaggcgatctggcgtactggtaacatccatgcctctcacgctgaaggtcacgagttcaattctcactcccgacattcttccaaaaatggaagtaaaagtgacgaaccagccaaatgagttgaaaatcactataatacagaagaaaaaaaagacgggttggtaatgtcggggacataaccggagtgacgtaggactatacaaaggggacagcttttgctaaatatatatttcgaacctttggtgttgtgtttttgcgtttttttttacaaacttgattcttgttttttttctgaatgctttgtacttattaaatgttcaacgccgggcatgtaatagggaatgcataggtggttatcagctcattcactatcatatatttcactattgagcacattaccgtaccttaaactgtggtttcggagacgaatgaattgtaagatttgtagtctccgcaaacaaagtaaataaaaatgaaaaataaactgaggttttggagacgaactctacgatctgtcgagaaataaacgagctagaagcgttctgaaaaaccaacagtaaatacagggacggatgaccttcggattaaagtcctttaaaataagaacggagcagcaggaaatacatagctcatcatgttgctcttagttaattttctatacaatgcagatgtaacgtcagtcaattttcaacatcagttatcaaccaaagaaagcagttcttgctaccgagaaaattcgttaatgccatcctgcatacaatgtgttgtaatttgaagccacttttaattcggaaaccaagcatgggtttgtgaaaactgaatgatcaatttaaaagaccccaaccatcaataagttcaagaacaagcataaacaaaataaatcagtttatattatatgtcatattatgtcactttagaatgcattggtattgtgaataacttttaataactcttctttgaatggtttaatggccctgaaaagcgcggtgttttacggtggctggttttgccaccaaagcagtataaacaaactttttccttcatctacctgctgccgttttgcgattgcgtttgccactcgctgaaactagttgttgcctccgaaccgaatgtgctctgttctgtaggcgggttttcttattgtcgtgagcagctttgcaagccaactcgagcactccgccggccgaaattctataaccgctattaggtatactggtgctccggcaccaatccgttgatgtgatgtgatgtgaaacgatgccatacaaccacactgatttacggtttgaaagaggatgatatatttttcagtggatccgcgcgttttgtactttagcggtacacgctcacaggatagagacaaatcggcagactcagtcaaagtggcgagtccaacgagacgaacgaatgagcgttaaaaggcaccgatggcaaaaaaatgcattcattacgatttgttcgctcgttggattcacatgcagactaaaaagggtccttttcaggatcacaaaattatcttcaatctaaagagtttattgttttgttatcactcgatatc
Protein-coding sequences here:
- the LOC129781043 gene encoding uncharacterized protein LOC129781043; its protein translation is MAELRAAVIAEYVKGYKPGHIFKHLKPLGINRKFVYRTINRYLETGGTEDKARYGRPRSVRTPRLKKIIRDRIRRNPAQSARKLARNLKMNRESIRLLLRKNLKLTPYKKQVVHGVTKATKDKRYQRSRELLGWRADDEIIFLDEKLFVLEQTVNRQNDQVWSVSLQQTLADKLNVSRF